From one Vicia villosa cultivar HV-30 ecotype Madison, WI unplaced genomic scaffold, Vvil1.0 ctg.000233F_1_1, whole genome shotgun sequence genomic stretch:
- the LOC131625684 gene encoding tubulin-folding cofactor E-like, with the protein MQEPPNSTNEFRLGQRVHTSGNPTRIGTVKYLGTVEGYSDTWIGIDWDNAEGKHDGSLNGVRYFNAKSETSGSFVRPKNLSKGISFLEAIEKRYRSNSTKDEEDEMYVFSSSNKRVSIQLLGESELNDKLSRLEELSNVSLSFMGVGFPGSPGQISSTVPNIKELDLSGNLLSEWKDVGIICEQLPFLKAINLSYNLMSPYKSELPLLKSIRILVLNNTGVDWEQVELLRLSLTAIEELHIMGNNISRILPVSSSMVQGFDTLRLLNLEDNCIAEWSEIMKLSELRCLEQLYLNKNCLSSLFYPDNGSQYYDSKVTDCKPFQNLRCLLLGDNNISDLASVDSLNLFPNLVEIRLSGNPITDTARGGVPRFVSIARLANIQILNGSEITSRERKDSEIRYVRLVVSKLHVSPEEIKQHPRFSELKNFYGIEDQKPLVGASGGPRAMSSGFLSITLKCVGASMGEKDPLTKKLPATTTVGKLKFLCESFFKLKSMKLKLFSQEEGSPLPLLLDNDSSSLMDLGVGNDSVILVDEDS; encoded by the exons ATGCAGGAACCTCCCAATTCAACAAACGAATTCCGATTAGGGCAACGAGTACACACATCCGGTAATCCAACTAGAATAGGCACAGTGAAGTATCTCGGAACTGTAGAAGGCTACTCAGACACATGGATCGGAATCGATTGGGACAATGCAGAAGGAAAACACGACGGATCCCTCAATGGAGTTCGCTACTTCAATGCTAAATCCGAAACATCAGGTTCTTTTGTTCGTCCTAAGAATCTCTCTAAAGGGATTTCATTTCTTGAAGCTATTGAAAAAAGGTATCGAAGTAACTCTACTAAAGATGAAGAAG ATGAAATGTATGTGTTTTCATCTAGCAATAAGCGAGTTTCTATTCAGTTATTGGGTGAAAGTGAACTTAATGATAAGCTAAGTCGACTTGAGGAGTTATCAAATGTGTCATTGTCGTTTATGGGTGTTGGTTTCCCTGGAAGTCCAGGTCAAATTAGTTCTACGGTGCCGA ATATAAAAGAACTTGATCTGTCTGGGAATCTTCTTTCGGAGTGGAAG GATGTTGGCATCATTTGTGAACAGTTGCCTTTTCTGAAGGCTATCAACTTATCTTACAACTTAATGTCACCATATAAATCTGAGCTTCCATTACTGAAAAGCATCCGTATTCTAGTTTTAAATAATACCGGCGTAGATTGGGAGCAG GTTGAACTGCTTAGACTGTCATTGACAGCAATTGAAGAGCTACATATTATGGGAAACAATATAAGCAGAATACTG CCTGTGTCATCCTCTATGGTTCAAGGATTTGATACTCTGCGCCTGTTGAATTTGGAAGATAATTGTATAGCGGAATGGAGTGAAATCATGAAGCTTTCTGAGCTAAGATG TTTGGAGCAGCTTTATTTGAACAAGAATTGTTTGAGTTCTCTCTTTTATCCTGATAATGGTTCTCAGTATTATGATTCAAAAGTTACGGACTGCAAGCCCTTTCAAAATTTGCGCTGTCTTCTGTTGG GTGACAACAACATTAGTGATCTAGCATCTGTTGATTCATTAAATTTGTTTCCTAACTTGGTG GAAATCAGGCTTTCCGGGAACCCAATAACTGATACTGCAAGAGGTGGGGTTCCAAGATTTGTTTCAATCGCTCGTTTAGCAAACATTCAGATATTGAATGGGAGCGAG ATTACCTCTCGTGAAAGAAAGGACTCTGAGATTAG GTATGTCCGGCTTGTGGTATCAAAGTTGCATGTTAGTCCCGAAGAAATCAAACAGCACCCCAG GTTTTCTGAGCTTAAGAATTTTTACGGAATTGAGGATCAAAAGCCTTTAGTTGGAGCTTCTGGTGGCCCACGGGCAATGAGCTCGGGATTCTTGT CTATCACTCTGAAATGTGTCGGAGCATCCATGGGTGAGAAAGATCCATTGACAAAGAAGCTGCCAGCAACAACTACA GTTGGCAAGCTAAAATTTCTCTGTGAAAGCTTTTTTAAGCTGAAGTCAATGAagctgaaattattttctcaagaagag GGATCTCCATTGCCCTTGCTGCTTGACAATGACTCGTCATCTCTTATGGACCTTGGGGTTGGCAATGATTCGGTTATCCTTGTCGACGAAGATAGTTGA